Part of the Pedobacter roseus genome is shown below.
GCCCTCATTATGCTTACGGTGGTCCCTTTATACGCCCTAGTGTATTATGTATCCAACCGGCTCAATAAAACCACACAGCGCCAGTTGATGGAAAAAAGCGCCGAACTCGAAAACCAATTGGTAGAATCGGTAAACTCCGTAAGTACCATTAAACGTTTTGGCCTTGAAAATTTTTCAAACCTTAAAACAGAAATCAGGTTTATCAATCTCCTAAAAACGGTTTACACGTCTGGTACCAATTCGCTTTTAGTAGGTAATGCCAGTGGTTTTATTTCGAGTATTTTCTCGGTAATCCTGCTTTGGGCAGGCGCAAGTTTTGTACTGCAGAATATGATTACCCCGGGCGAGCTTTTATCTTTTTACGCTATAATCGGGTATTTTACAGGGCCTGTGATTAGTTTGATCGGGATGAACAAAGTATTTCAGGATGCCCGTATTGCTGCCGACAGGCTTTTCGAAATTATGGATCTTGAAAGGGAGAAAACTGAAAACCGTACCGATTTAACGCCTGATATGATAGGAGATATCAAATTCAGGAATGTAAATTTCAGGTATGGGACCAGGGTAACGGTTTTTGAAGGTTTTGATCTGCATGTGCCCAAAGGAAAAATTACCGCTGTGGTAGGGGAAAGTGGATCGGGTAAAACCACGTTATTGTCCTTATTACAGAATATTTATCCGCTCCAGTCGGGGAACATTATGGTAGGCGAATTCGATATCAACTACATTACCAACGAAAGTTTACGCAAAATTGTGGCCGTGGTACCTCAGGATGTGCATCTTTTTGCAGGCAATGTGATCGAGAATATTGCGGTGGGCGAAATGGAGCCTGATATGAAAAAAATTATTCGCATCTGCGCCCAATTGCACATTATGGACTTTATTGAACGGCTACCCAATGGATTTGATACTTATCTGGGCGAAAATGCAACCAATTTATCTGGCGGACAGCGGCAGCGTTTGGCCATTGCCAGAGCATTATACCGTGAACCGGAAATCCTGATTCTGGACGAGGCTACATCTTCGCTCGATTCTTCTTCCGAAGAGCATATTCACCATGCCATTTCCCTTCTCCGTGAAAGAGGAAAAACGATTATTTTAATTGCCCATCGTTTAAGTACGGTGGTAAATGCAGATAAGATTGTGGTGTTAAAAGAGGGAAAACTGATAGAAGAAGGCACGCATGAGCAGCTTATTAAGTTGGATGGCATGTACACCGGCATGTGGCATAAGCAATTTCCATCAATTGCTGCGGCTGTTAAAAAAGGAAAGAAAAAAACTGTTGAAAATTTAGATGCTAAGGATTAATATAATCCCCAGTCATCTTCAAATTCGTCTTTTTCGAAGTATTTAACCCATTCGATAAATAACAAACGGAATTTCTCCATTTCGTCTAAAACAATGTCTTTATATTCTGGCGTGCAGATTTCGAACATATCTGCTGCCCTTACCTGGGTTTCGAGTTCTCGGCAATTGGTGCGGATAATGGAAGCATTCTCCATCCTTAAAATATACATATCGGCACCTTCAGCACCAACAATTTTAGGACAGAGCATCAGTGCATTCTGCATAATTAAGTTTGCAGTCATTTCGGCCATTTCACCTTCAAGCGTTTCGCAGAACAGGGCCGCATATTTA
Proteins encoded:
- a CDS encoding peptidase domain-containing ABC transporter, translating into MKSIKQFFGALTSGKKAKKTIIKQHDVTDCGAACLASIAIHYGLDMPIARIRQYASTDKKGTNVLGLIEASARLGFSAKGVKAAYDNLFTIPLPVIAHVNHNNIAHYIVLYSINESYVEVMDPAYGEMQKLTPDEFRQKWTGVLIMLLPGDDFTAGTERISLEKRFLYLLMPHKSVLLQVLIGAIFYTILGLSTSIFLQKIVDNVLPEGNTNLLNLMGTVMIIIILVQIFINYAKTLLTIKTGQQIDARLILGYYKHLLKLPQAFFDTMRVGEIISRMNDAVKIRAFINDVLVGFAVNVFILIFSFALMFTYYWKLALIMLTVVPLYALVYYVSNRLNKTTQRQLMEKSAELENQLVESVNSVSTIKRFGLENFSNLKTEIRFINLLKTVYTSGTNSLLVGNASGFISSIFSVILLWAGASFVLQNMITPGELLSFYAIIGYFTGPVISLIGMNKVFQDARIAADRLFEIMDLEREKTENRTDLTPDMIGDIKFRNVNFRYGTRVTVFEGFDLHVPKGKITAVVGESGSGKTTLLSLLQNIYPLQSGNIMVGEFDINYITNESLRKIVAVVPQDVHLFAGNVIENIAVGEMEPDMKKIIRICAQLHIMDFIERLPNGFDTYLGENATNLSGGQRQRLAIARALYREPEILILDEATSSLDSSSEEHIHHAISLLRERGKTIILIAHRLSTVVNADKIVVLKEGKLIEEGTHEQLIKLDGMYTGMWHKQFPSIAAAVKKGKKKTVENLDAKD